The Clostridioides difficile genome has a segment encoding these proteins:
- a CDS encoding FliA/WhiG family RNA polymerase sigma factor: MNREELIKENMPLVKSIARKFFIPGKGFEYQDLVNSGVIGLIDAINKFDVEKGAKFSSYSYIKIKSAILDEIRNQSPISKHNLTKVNKYNRVVEKLQSELLREPSSHEIAKELNISEKELYNIESNIDMLNIVSLNHVIFEDTNETVQDSISDREEDIPANVIEEEEKLEILSQAICNLREKEKLILSLYYYEDLNLKEIGKVLGVSESRVSQLHRKSIRNLRSKIKELKYSI; encoded by the coding sequence ATGAATAGAGAAGAATTAATAAAAGAGAATATGCCTCTTGTGAAGAGTATAGCAAGAAAATTTTTTATACCAGGGAAAGGCTTTGAATATCAAGATTTAGTAAATAGTGGAGTCATTGGGTTGATTGATGCAATAAATAAGTTTGATGTTGAAAAAGGAGCAAAATTTTCTAGTTATTCTTATATAAAAATAAAATCAGCTATATTAGATGAAATTAGAAATCAAAGTCCAATCTCTAAGCACAATTTAACTAAAGTAAATAAATATAATAGAGTAGTAGAAAAATTGCAGTCTGAATTATTAAGAGAACCAAGTTCACATGAAATTGCAAAAGAATTAAATATTTCAGAAAAAGAACTTTATAATATTGAAAGTAATATAGACATGCTAAATATTGTATCATTAAACCATGTAATTTTTGAAGATACAAATGAAACTGTACAAGATTCAATAAGTGATAGAGAAGAAGATATTCCAGCAAATGTAATAGAGGAAGAAGAAAAACTAGAAATTTTATCTCAAGCAATTTGTAATTTAAGGGAAAAGGAAAAATTAATACTTTCACTGTACTATTATGAAGATTTAAATCTAAAGGAAATAGGGAAAGTGCTAGGTGTTTCAGAGTCAAGAGTTTCACAACTCCACAGAAAATCAATAAGGAACTTGAGAAGCAAAATAAAAGAACTTAAATATTCTATATAG
- a CDS encoding MinD/ParA family protein, which translates to MIDQAQILRKMAIEKRGLDEFIVENENTPKIITIASGKGGVGKSNLATNLSICLTRLNKKVLILDADIGMSNIDIIMGVNVKGTIIDVINGEKNIEDIISRTKYGVNIISGGSALNHIEDFTEAQRNKFIHSIEQIHDVDFIIIDTGAGMSKSLLSFIYCSTEFFLITTPEPTALTDAYSLLKAISNFGIKGSANIIINRVINLEEAKSTYNRIKVVVDKFLNLNLELYGYIIDDKKVGTCVKKQIPFILEYPTSSASKCIIAIAKRMVSKSGEEMVDNKGLLRKMFSIFKG; encoded by the coding sequence ATGATTGACCAAGCTCAAATCTTGAGAAAAATGGCAATAGAAAAAAGGGGACTTGATGAATTTATAGTGGAGAATGAGAATACACCTAAGATAATTACAATAGCTTCTGGTAAAGGTGGAGTTGGAAAGAGCAATCTCGCTACAAATTTGTCTATCTGCTTGACTAGGCTTAATAAAAAAGTTCTTATATTAGATGCAGATATAGGAATGTCAAATATAGATATAATAATGGGTGTAAATGTAAAAGGTACTATAATTGATGTAATTAATGGTGAAAAAAATATAGAAGATATAATTTCACGAACTAAATATGGTGTGAATATAATTTCTGGAGGTTCTGCACTTAATCATATAGAAGATTTTACAGAAGCTCAAAGAAATAAGTTTATACATAGTATAGAACAGATTCATGATGTTGATTTTATAATAATTGATACAGGAGCTGGTATGAGTAAAAGTCTATTGTCATTTATATATTGTAGTACTGAGTTTTTCTTAATAACAACTCCAGAGCCAACTGCATTGACTGATGCATATAGCTTATTAAAGGCCATAAGTAATTTTGGTATAAAGGGAAGTGCAAATATCATAATTAATAGAGTAATTAATTTAGAAGAAGCAAAATCTACATACAATAGGATAAAGGTGGTTGTAGATAAATTTTTAAATCTTAATTTAGAATTATATGGATATATAATAGATGATAAAAAAGTAGGAACATGTGTGAAAAAGCAAATACCATTCATTCTAGAATATCCTACAAGTAGTGCTTCAAAGTGTATTATAGCTATAGCAAAGAGAATGGTAAGTAAATCAGGAGAAGAGATGGTTGATAATAAGGGTTTACTAAGGAAGATGTTTAGTATATTTAAAGGCTAA
- the flhF gene encoding flagellar biosynthesis protein FlhF has protein sequence MTKKYTADTIQNAMNLAKMELGDNITLIDKKEVRKSGIRGIFSKRDIELTVGWEKRDNVEQNDLKREVEQLKSIISTMGFDNKNDNDIDKICKNLLNLELNEEIVESIRADLQEMKFNGIDTSKNLVESLKKKIKIENPTINGKIALVGPPGVGKTTTIAKLAAKLVFEENKKVGVITIDTYRIGAVEQLKIYTDIMNIPFKGVISPDEMELALDEMKDCDVVLIDTTGRGYKNSMQILEIKNLIDKAETDNIHLVLNCTTRENDTKAIIDSYRHVNFKSLIITKLDETITYGSIFNIVNYAQKPISYITIGQNVPDDIIKPNEDKIIRLLLGVESI, from the coding sequence ATGACGAAAAAGTATACAGCTGATACAATTCAGAATGCCATGAATTTGGCTAAAATGGAATTGGGTGACAATATTACATTAATAGATAAAAAAGAAGTAAGAAAATCTGGAATACGAGGTATTTTTTCAAAGAGAGATATCGAATTGACTGTCGGATGGGAAAAGAGAGATAATGTAGAACAAAATGACTTGAAACGAGAGGTAGAACAATTAAAGTCAATTATAAGTACTATGGGGTTTGATAATAAGAATGACAATGACATAGATAAAATATGTAAGAACCTACTAAATCTAGAGTTAAATGAAGAAATTGTAGAGTCCATAAGAGCTGACTTACAAGAAATGAAGTTCAATGGAATTGACACAAGTAAAAATTTAGTGGAGAGTCTAAAGAAAAAGATTAAAATAGAAAATCCAACTATAAATGGAAAAATCGCTCTAGTTGGACCACCAGGTGTAGGTAAGACAACTACAATAGCAAAGTTAGCTGCAAAATTAGTATTTGAGGAAAATAAAAAAGTAGGTGTAATAACTATAGATACCTATAGAATTGGTGCTGTAGAGCAGTTAAAGATATATACTGACATAATGAATATTCCTTTTAAAGGAGTAATAAGCCCTGATGAGATGGAGTTGGCACTTGATGAGATGAAAGATTGTGATGTTGTATTAATAGATACTACAGGTAGAGGATATAAAAATTCTATGCAAATACTAGAAATCAAGAATCTCATAGATAAAGCTGAAACTGATAATATACACTTAGTTTTGAATTGTACAACAAGAGAAAATGATACAAAAGCAATTATAGATTCATATAGACATGTGAACTTTAAAAGCTTAATAATTACAAAGCTAGATGAAACAATTACATATGGTTCCATATTTAACATAGTGAATTATGCACAAAAACCAATATCATATATTACAATAGGACAAAATGTTCCTGATGATATTATAAAACCTAATGAAGATAAGATTATAAGATTACTATTAGGAGTTGAAAGTATATGA
- the flhA gene encoding flagellar biosynthesis protein FlhA, whose amino-acid sequence MNKFNLKENMDVVVAFGVVGIVLMMIVPLPTFILDILLAINISLSVLILLMTLFTTNVLDLSIFPTVLLVTTLFRLGLNLSSTRLILTQGYAGEVIEAFGSFVVGGNYVVGIIIFLIILIVQFVVITNGSGRVSEVTARFTLDAMPGKQMSIDADLNAGVIDDKTARKRRKELQQEADFYGSMDGANKFVKGDAIAGLIVTAINIIGGIIIGAVMLNMTLMGAAQTYVRLTIGDGLVSQIPALLISTSAGIIVTRASTDENFGDLVGKQLTAIPKAIMMTGCVLIVLGMMPGLPKPAFFSLGIGAIAAGYFLGREKKDTLEDLEFEKPDMVNPDKNEVEDVTNLINVEAIEVEIGYGLISLADESAGGDLLQRIASIRRQCAIDMGIVVQPIRIRDNLQLNPNQYNIKIKGNVVAGYEIMPNMVLCMDPMNQGFNIFGIKTIEPTFGIEALWIESDKVEDAELKGYTVVDSSTILITHLLDIIKSNAHELLGRQEVKTIIDAARENYSAVVDELIPDLMTLGEVQKVLKNLLREKVNIKDRVTILETLADQSRNTKDIELLTEYVRIALARSICTNLVDEDKAIVVATLSPETEELVSNNLQRSVNGTYPAVDPENTNKIFESIQDVIGNVYFNHNIPVIVVSPKIRAPFRKLVEIVYPNLTVLSLNEIPNDVKIKAEGVVSIYDDEKVYS is encoded by the coding sequence ATGAATAAGTTTAATCTAAAGGAAAATATGGATGTAGTAGTGGCTTTTGGTGTTGTAGGAATTGTTCTTATGATGATAGTGCCATTACCTACATTTATATTAGATATTTTACTGGCAATTAACATAAGTTTATCTGTGCTAATTTTATTAATGACATTATTTACAACAAATGTACTTGATTTATCTATATTTCCAACCGTGTTGCTTGTAACAACATTATTTAGACTAGGATTAAATCTTTCATCAACTAGATTGATTTTAACTCAGGGATATGCAGGTGAAGTTATAGAGGCGTTTGGAAGTTTTGTTGTGGGTGGAAATTATGTAGTAGGGATAATTATATTCCTAATTATATTAATTGTTCAGTTTGTCGTTATCACTAATGGTTCTGGAAGAGTATCTGAAGTAACAGCTAGATTTACGTTAGATGCCATGCCAGGTAAACAGATGAGTATAGATGCAGATTTAAATGCAGGAGTTATAGATGATAAAACTGCTAGAAAGAGAAGAAAAGAACTTCAACAAGAAGCTGATTTTTATGGATCTATGGATGGTGCAAATAAGTTTGTAAAAGGAGATGCTATAGCAGGTCTTATAGTAACAGCAATAAACATAATAGGAGGAATTATAATAGGAGCTGTAATGCTAAACATGACTCTTATGGGTGCAGCACAAACATATGTAAGACTTACTATAGGGGATGGACTTGTAAGTCAGATACCAGCTCTATTAATATCTACATCAGCTGGTATAATCGTAACAAGAGCTTCTACTGATGAAAACTTTGGTGATTTAGTAGGTAAGCAGTTAACAGCAATACCAAAAGCAATAATGATGACTGGATGTGTTTTAATTGTACTTGGTATGATGCCTGGATTGCCCAAACCAGCGTTTTTTTCACTGGGTATAGGTGCAATAGCAGCAGGTTACTTTTTAGGAAGAGAAAAGAAGGATACTTTAGAAGATTTAGAGTTTGAAAAACCTGATATGGTAAATCCAGATAAAAATGAAGTAGAAGATGTAACAAACTTAATAAATGTAGAAGCTATAGAAGTAGAAATTGGATATGGTCTAATATCCTTAGCTGATGAATCAGCAGGAGGAGATTTACTTCAGAGAATAGCATCAATAAGAAGACAATGTGCCATAGACATGGGTATAGTTGTACAACCGATAAGAATAAGGGATAATTTACAATTAAATCCAAACCAATACAATATAAAGATAAAAGGCAATGTAGTTGCTGGATATGAGATAATGCCTAATATGGTTTTATGTATGGACCCTATGAATCAAGGTTTTAATATATTTGGAATAAAGACAATTGAGCCTACTTTTGGAATAGAGGCACTTTGGATAGAAAGTGATAAGGTAGAAGATGCAGAGTTAAAAGGTTATACAGTTGTAGATTCATCCACAATACTTATAACACATTTACTAGATATAATAAAATCCAATGCACATGAATTACTGGGAAGACAAGAAGTTAAGACTATTATAGATGCAGCAAGAGAAAATTATAGTGCTGTAGTTGATGAATTGATACCAGATTTAATGACACTTGGTGAGGTTCAAAAAGTACTTAAAAATCTGTTGAGAGAAAAAGTAAATATAAAGGATAGGGTTACAATCCTTGAAACACTTGCAGACCAGTCTCGAAATACAAAAGACATCGAGCTTCTTACTGAATATGTAAGAATAGCTTTAGCTAGAAGTATTTGTACTAATTTGGTGGATGAAGATAAGGCAATTGTAGTTGCTACGTTATCTCCAGAAACTGAAGAATTGGTATCTAATAATTTACAAAGGTCTGTGAATGGAACTTATCCAGCTGTTGACCCAGAAAATACAAACAAAATATTTGAGAGTATACAAGATGTAATAGGTAATGTATATTTCAATCATAATATACCAGTAATAGTAGTATCACCAAAGATAAGAGCACCATTTAGAAAACTAGTTGAGATTGTATATCCTAACTTGACTGTACTATCATTAAATGAGATACCTAATGATGTTAAAATCAAAGCAGAAGGTGTGGTGAGCATATATGATGACGAAAAAGTATACAGCTGA
- a CDS encoding fused FliR family export protein/FlhB family type III secretion system protein: MIFVFIRIVAFFGTLRMLFPAGTPALFKSLFAIIISILISSTMQIEYVTNIDNIVMFTLYGINETITGIILGYITNLCFYSIRMAGSMMDQQMGLSMINMFDPNSMTQTTLIDNLMNWTAIMIFFSMDGHHILIRGIRYSFELIPIGKSFVDNNIDYIINIFVQCFITGFKIAIPIVLCLLMADFILGLISRSVPQLNVMIVGMPLKILVGIALFIISIPLIVNQISHLLSQIPKMYEGTFALAPMFFMGSTDKTEEATPKKKGEQRRKGNIAKSRELPVAMTLFAFTLLVPTLFSYVVDTLKSSLNYFLNLNFYMNINYSNLENLIIVGLMDFFKIFLPIAIPFLVLGVVANLFQVGILFTGETLKPNLSKLNPISGFKNMFSMRSLSTLIKDTAIISVLAYIGYKFFQDNYLDILKLGNIYLPTLMYTVKDLVYSILSKICIAMIVIAVADYFYQRYSHKKQLRMTKQEVKDEYKNAEGDPEVKAKIKQKQRQISSQRTMQAVPSATVIVTNPTHLSVAVRYEKGKDQAPIVVAKGADYLAFKIREIAKGNDIPIIENKPIARLLYKQVEIDQEIPEDMYQAFAEILVAVYKIKNRYKVPKR; encoded by the coding sequence ATGATTTTTGTATTTATTAGAATAGTAGCCTTCTTTGGAACATTGAGAATGCTATTCCCAGCTGGTACACCTGCTTTATTTAAGTCACTCTTTGCAATCATTATATCAATATTGATTTCAAGTACTATGCAAATTGAATATGTAACAAATATAGATAATATAGTAATGTTTACGTTATATGGTATAAATGAGACTATAACAGGGATTATACTTGGATATATAACGAATCTATGTTTTTATAGTATCAGAATGGCAGGTTCTATGATGGACCAACAGATGGGATTATCAATGATTAATATGTTTGACCCAAATTCAATGACTCAAACGACTCTAATCGATAATCTTATGAACTGGACAGCAATTATGATATTTTTTAGCATGGATGGTCATCATATTTTAATTCGAGGTATAAGGTATAGTTTTGAGTTAATTCCAATAGGAAAATCATTTGTAGATAATAATATAGATTATATAATAAACATATTTGTACAGTGCTTTATAACTGGATTCAAAATAGCAATACCTATTGTACTTTGTCTGCTTATGGCAGATTTTATCTTAGGGCTTATATCAAGAAGTGTACCTCAACTAAATGTAATGATTGTTGGTATGCCATTAAAAATATTGGTTGGGATTGCACTTTTTATCATATCAATACCTTTAATTGTTAACCAAATAAGTCATTTATTGAGTCAAATACCAAAGATGTATGAGGGAACTTTTGCACTAGCCCCTATGTTTTTTATGGGATCAACAGATAAAACAGAAGAAGCTACTCCAAAGAAAAAGGGAGAGCAAAGAAGAAAGGGTAACATAGCAAAAAGTAGAGAATTACCTGTTGCAATGACCTTATTTGCATTCACTTTGTTAGTTCCTACATTATTTTCATATGTAGTGGATACACTTAAATCTTCACTTAATTATTTCTTAAATTTGAATTTTTATATGAACATAAATTATTCAAATCTAGAAAACTTAATTATAGTAGGATTAATGGATTTTTTTAAGATATTTTTGCCGATAGCTATTCCATTTTTGGTTTTAGGTGTAGTAGCTAACTTATTTCAAGTGGGGATATTGTTTACTGGAGAAACTTTGAAACCAAATTTATCAAAATTAAATCCAATTAGTGGATTCAAAAACATGTTTTCTATGAGAAGTTTATCAACTTTAATAAAGGATACAGCTATTATATCTGTTTTAGCTTATATAGGATATAAATTCTTTCAAGATAATTATTTAGATATCTTGAAACTAGGAAACATATATCTACCAACTTTAATGTACACAGTTAAAGACTTAGTATATTCCATATTAAGTAAGATTTGTATAGCTATGATAGTTATAGCAGTTGCAGATTATTTTTATCAAAGATATAGTCATAAAAAACAACTGAGAATGACAAAACAAGAAGTTAAAGATGAATATAAAAACGCAGAAGGAGACCCAGAAGTAAAAGCTAAGATAAAACAAAAACAAAGACAGATTTCATCTCAAAGGACTATGCAAGCAGTCCCAAGTGCTACTGTAATAGTAACCAATCCAACACACTTATCTGTAGCAGTAAGATATGAAAAAGGGAAAGATCAAGCTCCAATAGTAGTGGCAAAGGGTGCAGATTATTTAGCTTTTAAAATAAGAGAAATTGCAAAGGGAAATGATATCCCAATAATAGAAAATAAACCTATCGCTAGGTTGTTATATAAACAAGTAGAAATAGACCAAGAAATTCCAGAGGATATGTATCAAGCTTTTGCAGAGATATTAGTAGCAGTATACAAAATTAAAAATAGATACAAAGTCCCAAAAAGGTAG
- the fliQ gene encoding flagellar biosynthesis protein FliQ yields the protein MSEFMIMSVLKNGMFTGAMIAAPVLIVSLVVGLLISVFQATTQIQEQTLTFVPKLIAILLVVAIGGSWMLHTLISFTSEIFNMMSLITK from the coding sequence ATGAGTGAATTTATGATAATGAGTGTTCTTAAAAATGGTATGTTTACGGGAGCTATGATTGCAGCCCCAGTACTCATTGTTTCTCTTGTAGTTGGACTTTTAATAAGTGTATTTCAAGCTACAACTCAAATCCAAGAGCAAACTTTGACATTTGTACCAAAACTAATAGCGATTCTTTTAGTAGTAGCTATTGGTGGAAGCTGGATGTTACATACCCTTATTAGTTTTACTTCTGAGATATTCAATATGATGTCTCTTATAACTAAGTAA
- the fliP gene encoding flagellar type III secretion system pore protein FliP (The bacterial flagellar biogenesis protein FliP forms a type III secretion system (T3SS)-type pore required for flagellar assembly.), which yields MELLSKLPLADVPYTSSMQLFLFLTALMFLPFVMFMMTSFVRIVISLSFLKSALGAQQAIPSQILVGLAIVLTIFIMRPVLNEINEKALQPYIKEDITMEKAMKEAEVPIKEFLLKQTRQTDLDLFVEQAGLKEKKLTRENIPLSVVVPAFAISELKTAFQIGFLIYIPFLIIDLVVASVLMSMGMFMLPPVMISLPFKLLLFVMVDGWNLIVKTLILGFG from the coding sequence ATGGAGCTATTATCAAAATTACCTTTGGCTGATGTACCATATACAAGTTCAATGCAATTGTTTTTATTTCTAACTGCGTTAATGTTTTTACCATTTGTAATGTTCATGATGACAAGCTTTGTTAGAATAGTCATAAGTTTATCATTTTTAAAATCAGCATTAGGAGCACAACAAGCAATTCCAAGTCAAATTTTGGTAGGGCTTGCAATAGTATTGACAATATTTATAATGAGACCAGTATTAAATGAAATAAACGAAAAGGCATTACAACCATATATAAAAGAAGACATCACTATGGAAAAAGCCATGAAGGAAGCAGAAGTACCTATAAAAGAGTTTTTATTAAAGCAAACTAGACAAACTGACTTAGATTTATTTGTAGAACAGGCAGGGTTAAAAGAAAAAAAATTAACTCGTGAAAATATACCCTTATCTGTTGTAGTTCCAGCTTTTGCTATAAGTGAACTAAAAACTGCTTTTCAAATAGGTTTTTTAATATACATACCATTTTTGATAATAGACCTTGTTGTGGCAAGTGTTTTAATGTCTATGGGGATGTTTATGTTGCCTCCAGTCATGATATCATTACCATTTAAGTTGTTGTTATTTGTAATGGTAGATGGATGGAACTTGATAGTAAAAACATTGATATTGGGATTTGGATAG
- a CDS encoding flagellar biosynthesis protein FliZ, producing MILYLLKILICIPIILILIVLSLKISQGTLLKKYNDKYVKILDIVSINKNNSIIILKVGEEGCIIASSSASMNKIKDLTKEEISKIEDDIKERNFKIQDFKMEKIKAKYDFSRYIGKFTKKEDK from the coding sequence ATGATACTTTATTTATTAAAGATATTAATATGTATTCCAATAATTTTAATATTGATAGTCTTATCTTTAAAAATTAGCCAGGGAACTTTATTAAAAAAATACAATGACAAATATGTAAAAATACTAGACATTGTAAGTATAAATAAAAACAATAGCATAATAATTTTAAAAGTAGGTGAAGAAGGGTGTATTATTGCATCTTCTTCAGCTAGTATGAATAAAATAAAAGATTTGACCAAAGAAGAAATATCAAAAATAGAAGATGACATTAAAGAAAGAAATTTTAAAATCCAAGATTTTAAAATGGAAAAAATCAAAGCAAAATATGATTTCAGTAGATATATTGGAAAATTTACAAAAAAGGAAGATAAGTAG
- a CDS encoding flagellar basal body-associated FliL family protein — MFKNKKIILIILILIVFSAGAGFFILGKGGNGQIDKIIGLFIPTGKGKDEIKTENLDLEEMVLKLADEGVRYLKVSITVSYDASYKDIEKNTPLIRDNIINCLMAKRADDFAAENLNNIKDEIKNTLNTNLGGNVIQNIYFTNIVVQ; from the coding sequence TTGTTCAAAAATAAAAAAATTATTCTAATTATTTTGATACTGATTGTTTTCTCAGCAGGAGCAGGGTTTTTTATATTAGGTAAAGGTGGAAATGGACAAATTGATAAGATTATAGGTTTGTTTATTCCAACAGGAAAAGGTAAAGACGAAATAAAAACAGAAAATCTTGATTTAGAAGAAATGGTATTGAAGCTAGCTGATGAAGGTGTAAGATATTTAAAGGTATCAATAACTGTGTCTTATGATGCTTCATATAAAGATATAGAAAAAAATACACCTTTAATTAGAGATAATATTATAAATTGCCTTATGGCAAAAAGAGCAGATGATTTTGCTGCTGAAAACCTAAATAATATAAAAGATGAAATAAAAAATACTTTAAATACGAATTTAGGCGGGAATGTAATACAAAACATATATTTCACAAATATAGTAGTACAGTAA
- a CDS encoding OmpA family protein, translating to MARRKNKKKDEINPDAWLATYADTITLILTFFVLLYATSVVDMEKFKNISNALKGQFSGVSMFNTGSSTSAKSPIDSGLVDKNDKSNLEQDLKDKVNNSNLQNSVTVKDDSRGILLELDDSILFDSGISELKVDSKATLNKVYDMIKMMKNKIVIEGHTDNVPVKSSTHESNWDLSSSRAVSVVRYFVEEKGMDPKLFSATGCGEYQPLVSNETAKGRAENRRVNILITID from the coding sequence ATGGCGCGTAGAAAAAATAAAAAAAAAGATGAGATAAATCCAGATGCATGGTTGGCCACTTATGCAGACACAATAACTTTAATTCTTACATTTTTCGTATTGCTATATGCAACATCAGTTGTAGATATGGAAAAATTTAAAAATATATCAAATGCATTAAAAGGTCAATTTTCTGGAGTAAGTATGTTTAACACAGGTTCAAGTACAAGTGCTAAGTCTCCAATAGATAGTGGTTTAGTAGATAAAAATGATAAGTCAAATTTAGAGCAAGATTTAAAAGATAAGGTTAATAATTCTAACTTACAAAATAGTGTAACAGTTAAGGATGATAGTAGAGGGATTTTACTAGAACTAGATGACTCAATCTTATTTGACTCTGGGATTTCGGAGTTAAAAGTTGATAGTAAAGCTACTCTCAATAAAGTATATGACATGATAAAAATGATGAAAAATAAGATAGTTATAGAAGGTCATACTGATAATGTACCTGTAAAATCAAGTACACATGAGTCCAATTGGGATTTATCTTCTAGTAGAGCAGTAAGTGTTGTAAGATACTTTGTAGAAGAGAAGGGCATGGACCCTAAACTATTTTCAGCAACAGGATGTGGAGAGTATCAACCTTTAGTTTCAAATGAAACAGCAAAAGGGAGAGCTGAGAATAGAAGAGTTAATATACTTATAACTATCGACTAG
- a CDS encoding MotA/TolQ/ExbB proton channel family protein: MKKTDSLTFIGLILSTVLVLFGAVKGSSSGLKSFFDFASILITVFGSFGALMITFTIDDMKLIKNALQYSFKTTSISRLDLLNQFKALSKKARREGLLSIESDVMKIQDPFMKKGLELCIDGLEVNEIRSILELEIDSVEDTNNRYSKIFKTWGTFAPAFGMLGTLIGLIQMLSDLTSPDLIASGMGKALITTFYGSLLANIALNPIAYNIDEKTEKEIYIKEMMLEGIISIQSGESSIVVEERLATYLSKSEKLQFMKSNKNTERAMSNGA, translated from the coding sequence ATGAAAAAAACAGATTCACTGACATTCATTGGACTAATATTATCTACAGTATTAGTTTTATTTGGTGCAGTAAAAGGAAGTAGTTCGGGATTAAAAAGTTTTTTTGATTTTGCATCTATATTAATTACAGTATTTGGGTCATTTGGAGCGTTGATGATTACATTTACTATTGATGATATGAAACTTATAAAAAACGCACTACAATACTCATTTAAAACAACAAGTATATCAAGATTAGACTTATTAAATCAATTTAAAGCACTTTCTAAAAAGGCTAGAAGAGAAGGTCTTTTGTCAATAGAAAGTGATGTAATGAAAATACAAGACCCATTTATGAAAAAAGGATTAGAATTATGTATTGATGGTCTGGAAGTCAATGAAATAAGGTCTATATTAGAATTAGAGATAGATTCTGTTGAAGATACAAATAACAGATATTCAAAGATATTTAAAACTTGGGGAACATTTGCACCTGCATTTGGAATGTTGGGGACTCTAATAGGTCTTATACAGATGCTATCTGACCTTACATCACCAGATTTGATTGCTTCTGGTATGGGAAAAGCATTAATTACAACATTTTATGGTTCTCTACTTGCAAATATTGCCTTAAATCCAATTGCATACAACATAGATGAAAAGACTGAAAAAGAAATCTACATAAAAGAAATGATGCTGGAAGGTATAATAAGTATACAATCTGGTGAAAGCAGTATAGTTGTTGAGGAACGTTTAGCAACATACCTTTCAAAAAGTGAAAAATTACAGTTTATGAAATCCAATAAGAATACAGAAAGAGCAATGAGTAATGGCGCGTAG
- a CDS encoding flagellar FlbD family protein — MIRVTDLNGRSYILNSDLIVRIDSVPESRILLTTGEKNLVKESVDEIVDKVIKYKRKINVGYIRSEK; from the coding sequence ATGATAAGAGTAACAGATTTAAACGGAAGAAGCTACATATTAAACTCAGACCTTATAGTAAGAATTGATTCAGTGCCAGAAAGCAGAATATTACTTACAACAGGAGAAAAAAACCTTGTAAAAGAGTCTGTAGATGAGATAGTAGATAAAGTAATAAAGTATAAAAGGAAAATAAATGTAGGCTATATTAGGAGCGAAAAATAA